A portion of the Pedobacter cryoconitis genome contains these proteins:
- a CDS encoding SdiA-regulated domain-containing protein, translating into MKAFLKKLSYLLPILILIGFYACKPAKQSYSSPKVYDFNHPEKFIMPESLHEISGIAFYKGKSDTIYSIQDEEGRLYRQAWGNKKQQHTVFGKKGDYEDLAILNETVIILRSDGTLFTFPFTEAIQPKAGKIKEWADILPDGEYESIYADQQTNQVYLLCKNCKGDKKKQTMSGFIFTYNPAKKELIASGNFSMDLSELVTSGQILKTGLKASALTKDPHSGDWYILSSVNKLLLVAGPDWKVKSVYRLNSSIFAQPEGIAFDNQMNLYISNEGDELSSGNILKFKRKP; encoded by the coding sequence ATGAAAGCATTTCTTAAAAAGCTGAGTTACCTTTTGCCAATATTGATTCTTATTGGGTTTTATGCCTGTAAGCCAGCAAAGCAATCTTATTCAAGCCCTAAAGTCTATGATTTCAATCATCCTGAGAAATTTATTATGCCCGAAAGTTTGCATGAGATCTCTGGAATTGCTTTTTACAAAGGTAAAAGTGATACGATCTATTCCATACAGGATGAAGAAGGCCGGCTTTACAGACAAGCCTGGGGGAATAAAAAACAGCAGCATACAGTTTTTGGTAAGAAGGGGGACTATGAAGATCTGGCAATTTTAAACGAGACGGTCATTATTCTGAGAAGCGACGGCACACTTTTCACTTTTCCTTTTACAGAAGCCATTCAGCCGAAAGCGGGAAAGATTAAAGAATGGGCCGATATTTTGCCGGATGGAGAATATGAGAGTATTTATGCTGACCAGCAAACCAACCAGGTTTATCTGTTGTGTAAAAACTGTAAAGGAGATAAAAAAAAACAAACGATGTCCGGTTTTATCTTTACTTATAATCCAGCGAAAAAAGAATTGATTGCGTCGGGTAATTTCTCTATGGATCTGAGTGAACTGGTTACTTCAGGACAAATTCTGAAAACGGGATTAAAGGCTTCTGCATTAACAAAAGATCCGCATTCAGGAGATTGGTATATTCTTTCTTCGGTAAATAAACTGCTGTTAGTAGCCGGTCCGGACTGGAAAGTTAAAAGCGTATACCGGTTAAATTCTTCTATTTTTGCCCAACCCGAAGGAATAGCTTTTGATAACCAGATGAACCTGTATATTTCTAATGAAGGTGATGAACTGAGTTCTGGAAATATTTTAAAGTTTAAGCGTAAACCCTGA
- a CDS encoding glycogen synthase: MEIIHLSAECYPIAKVGGLGDVVGALPKYQTKLGHYAKVVMPAYNNSFLLQNEFEVVYDGWGNLGTRHFPVRIFREKTNKLGFDLYLVHIAGLTDRDKVYGYEDDVERFLAYQIATLDWINQWEHRPDVIHCHDHHTGLVPFMTGNCEKYKDLRNIPTILTIHNAQYQGQFGWDKLHYLPAFDLWRSGLLEWKKDINPLASAIKCAWRVTTVSPSYLEEISYNANGLESLLASERGKSAGILNGIDNEVWDPQKDPMLTKNYAIRTVESGKKANKVALCDVFNLDPAKPLFTFIGRLVGEKGADLLPAIFHNSLAHSYGNINILVLGSGEPDVEEKLVELKEWFPGNYNAYIGYNETLSHQIYAGADFLLMPSRVEPCGLNQLYALRYGTIPIVRRIGGLKDTVVDIGDGGFGICHDQTSVEDVGQAIGRAYDLYQNKKQVKEILKFTMQLDHSWDKAAQQYIDLYQM; this comes from the coding sequence ATGGAAATAATTCATCTCAGCGCAGAATGTTATCCGATAGCTAAAGTTGGCGGTTTGGGGGATGTAGTAGGTGCATTGCCTAAGTATCAAACCAAACTTGGCCATTATGCTAAAGTGGTGATGCCAGCCTATAATAACTCATTTTTGCTTCAAAACGAATTTGAAGTTGTCTATGATGGATGGGGCAACCTTGGAACACGCCATTTTCCTGTTCGCATTTTCAGAGAGAAAACCAATAAGCTGGGTTTTGATCTTTATCTTGTTCACATTGCCGGCTTAACAGACCGCGACAAAGTTTATGGTTATGAAGATGATGTTGAACGTTTTCTAGCCTATCAGATTGCTACATTAGATTGGATCAATCAATGGGAACATCGCCCGGATGTGATCCATTGTCACGATCACCACACTGGCCTTGTTCCGTTTATGACAGGCAATTGTGAAAAATATAAAGACCTCAGAAATATTCCAACTATACTGACTATCCATAATGCGCAATATCAAGGGCAGTTTGGATGGGATAAGTTACATTATCTGCCTGCTTTTGATCTTTGGAGATCGGGCTTGCTGGAATGGAAAAAAGATATTAATCCACTGGCTTCAGCAATTAAATGTGCGTGGCGTGTAACGACTGTTTCTCCAAGTTATCTGGAAGAGATCAGCTACAATGCCAATGGACTGGAAAGTCTTTTAGCGAGTGAAAGAGGAAAGTCTGCCGGAATTTTAAATGGTATAGACAATGAAGTATGGGATCCGCAAAAAGATCCTATGTTAACAAAAAATTATGCAATAAGGACGGTAGAAAGTGGAAAGAAAGCAAACAAAGTGGCCTTATGTGATGTTTTTAATTTAGATCCTGCAAAACCGCTGTTCACTTTTATTGGCAGGTTAGTGGGAGAGAAGGGAGCAGATTTATTGCCTGCAATTTTCCATAATTCATTAGCACACAGTTACGGGAATATAAATATTCTTGTGCTGGGATCGGGTGAGCCTGATGTTGAAGAAAAACTGGTTGAATTAAAGGAATGGTTCCCCGGAAATTATAACGCTTATATAGGTTACAATGAAACGTTGTCCCACCAGATTTATGCTGGAGCAGATTTCTTATTGATGCCTTCGAGGGTAGAGCCTTGCGGGTTAAATCAGCTATATGCTTTGCGTTACGGGACAATACCAATTGTAAGAAGAATTGGCGGATTAAAAGATACGGTGGTGGATATAGGTGATGGTGGGTTTGGTATTTGCCATGACCAAACAAGTGTAGAAGATGTTGGACAGGCTATTGGAAGAGCTTATGATCTTTATCAGAATAAGAAACAGGTAAAGGAGATTTTGAAATTTACAATGCAACTGGACCACTCCTGGGATAAGGCAGCCCAACAATATATAGATCTGTACCAAATGTAA
- a CDS encoding GAF domain-containing protein, protein MQAITIDFNKYVCGDELNGMKADIRLSLKPFINFLTEKIKVEKTAKINFYTYLLDQFSAFPELMDPIPVTDVAKYNHLYELIYTALSPIINDEKEQLWALSKPVCPCFHYGTNAFYKVLLDDKKEGLNADLALPSQKEMQKTMLSTLYNLVLQKFYNFSLGTDQHVIKSIVDHETQLLRYYKLNIDTRFVEVTSTKALPELTLQNVKEYMQDETNSLDTLMTLLPSEMFRVEGISIVSLVDITAEYALESIKNAIISHNQCQIGWSTASISAALKSLVGSDQISFGLLPYLKLNDKVLPYFHEGFQSVIIQQAKLDGVSEPEYSKLIEDFVANPRRLIFPELNIEEYSTFPMLKLAAAAGIKSYAIFPLYYNARLIGCLELYTKDSSAFNGNTLSRIESAFPLLAQLYQNIIVDFNNEITTIVTDKFTALQSSVSWRFNEVAYNYMQSGDWKKDLPIEPVYFKDVHPFYGAIDIRNSSIERNLMIRKDLFAHFEILETALGNLKSVIPEIVEDDFPRQQSSWDHKGFDEISDREIMKTDDYLQHQLPPYLNVLKEVYPEAEGIINEYFELTRQGGKIFENRDNYEQSMQTINQAVNKHLDQFNAELQQQHPCYFEKFRTDGVEFDIYLGHSIAPDREFSTDLVADFRLRQLKAIAQITKLTHELKPSLPIPLETTQLIFVYEKIIDISFRIDEQRFDVEGSYNIRYQMVKKRIDKAHIKESSERLTQPGKIAIVYFNASEADEYMVYIHKLQQQGLLTDQVEYLEVEELQGVEGLKALRVTVAV, encoded by the coding sequence ATGCAGGCAATAACGATTGACTTTAACAAGTACGTGTGCGGAGATGAATTAAATGGGATGAAAGCAGATATCCGGCTTTCCTTAAAACCATTTATCAATTTCCTGACGGAAAAAATTAAAGTAGAAAAGACAGCCAAAATAAATTTCTATACTTATCTGCTGGACCAGTTCTCTGCTTTTCCAGAATTGATGGACCCGATCCCTGTTACCGATGTGGCTAAATACAATCATTTGTATGAACTGATTTATACTGCGCTATCTCCTATCATCAACGACGAGAAGGAGCAGCTTTGGGCTTTAAGTAAACCGGTTTGCCCTTGCTTTCATTATGGGACAAATGCTTTTTATAAAGTTTTGCTGGATGATAAAAAAGAAGGGCTGAATGCAGATCTGGCTTTACCTTCTCAAAAGGAAATGCAAAAGACCATGTTGAGTACGCTATATAATCTTGTGCTGCAAAAGTTTTACAACTTTAGCCTGGGAACAGATCAGCATGTGATTAAATCTATTGTTGACCATGAAACGCAATTACTAAGATATTACAAATTAAATATAGATACCCGTTTTGTAGAAGTCACCAGTACTAAAGCTTTACCTGAGCTGACACTTCAAAATGTAAAGGAGTATATGCAGGATGAAACCAACAGCCTGGATACCCTGATGACGCTATTGCCTTCAGAAATGTTCCGTGTAGAAGGGATTTCTATTGTGAGTTTAGTAGATATTACTGCAGAATATGCATTGGAATCTATTAAAAATGCTATTATATCACATAACCAGTGTCAAATAGGGTGGAGTACTGCTTCAATTTCAGCCGCATTAAAGTCTTTAGTGGGCAGTGACCAGATCTCCTTTGGACTATTGCCTTATCTGAAATTAAATGATAAGGTCTTACCTTACTTTCACGAAGGCTTTCAAAGCGTAATCATTCAGCAGGCAAAGCTAGATGGAGTTAGTGAGCCAGAATATTCCAAGCTTATAGAAGACTTTGTCGCAAACCCGCGCAGATTGATCTTTCCTGAGCTTAACATAGAAGAATATTCAACTTTTCCGATGCTGAAGCTTGCTGCAGCTGCAGGAATTAAGTCTTATGCTATTTTTCCATTGTATTACAATGCCAGGTTGATTGGCTGTTTAGAACTTTATACTAAAGACAGCTCTGCTTTCAATGGGAATACTTTGTCCAGGATTGAAAGTGCATTTCCTTTACTTGCACAGCTTTACCAAAATATTATTGTTGATTTTAACAATGAGATTACGACTATCGTAACGGATAAATTTACAGCGCTCCAATCTTCTGTATCCTGGCGTTTCAACGAAGTTGCCTACAATTATATGCAATCTGGCGATTGGAAGAAAGACCTTCCTATTGAACCTGTTTATTTTAAGGATGTACATCCTTTTTATGGGGCAATTGATATCAGGAATTCGAGTATTGAACGGAACCTGATGATCCGGAAAGATTTATTTGCACATTTTGAAATCCTGGAAACTGCATTGGGAAACCTGAAGAGTGTTATTCCGGAAATTGTAGAAGATGATTTTCCAAGGCAGCAATCGTCCTGGGACCATAAAGGTTTCGATGAGATCTCTGACCGGGAAATTATGAAAACTGATGACTATTTACAGCATCAGCTCCCTCCTTATCTGAACGTCCTTAAAGAAGTCTATCCTGAGGCTGAAGGAATCATTAATGAATATTTTGAGCTGACACGCCAGGGAGGGAAGATCTTTGAAAACAGGGATAATTATGAGCAAAGCATGCAGACCATTAACCAGGCAGTGAATAAACACCTGGATCAGTTCAATGCAGAATTACAACAACAACACCCTTGTTATTTTGAGAAATTCAGAACTGATGGGGTAGAGTTTGATATTTACCTCGGACATTCGATTGCTCCGGACAGAGAGTTCAGCACAGATTTGGTGGCCGATTTCCGGTTGAGGCAATTGAAAGCTATTGCACAGATTACGAAACTAACACATGAACTGAAGCCGTCCTTACCAATTCCATTGGAAACTACGCAGCTGATCTTTGTTTATGAGAAGATCATTGACATTAGTTTCCGTATCGATGAACAAAGATTTGATGTGGAAGGAAGTTATAATATCCGGTATCAGATGGTGAAGAAAAGGATTGACAAAGCACATATCAAAGAAAGTTCCGAGCGGCTGACCCAGCCAGGTAAAATTGCCATTGTTTATTTCAATGCCTCAGAGGCAGATGAATATATGGTTTATATCCATAAATTACAGCAACAAGGCCTGTTGACTGATCAGGTGGAATACCTGGAGGTAGAAGAATTACAAGGTGTGGAAGGACTTAAAGCATTGCGCGTAACAGTCGCCGTTTAA
- a CDS encoding glucose-1-phosphate adenylyltransferase has translation MTEKVLGVILGGGQGSRLSPLTQTRSKPAVPIAGKYRLVDIPISNCLNSGIHRMFVLTQFNSASLNKHIKNTYHFSHFSDAFVDILAAEQTPDNPTWFQGTADAVRQTMHHLLQHDFEYVLILSGDQLYQMDFNEMLLAHEESGAEVTLATIPSTAKDATSFGILKANEENIITSFIEKPSAELLVDWASDTGPEMQAEGRNYLASMGIYIFNRDLLVKIFAENPDEKDFGKEIIPRVLQTQRVLSYQYEGYWTDIGNICSFFEANLGLTDDIPKFNLFDSNQSIFTRPRMLPPTKILSTSLVKAVIAEGCILNADLIKHSVIGIRSRIGNGTSIENTYIMGSDRYQTLSEIAEENAAGRPLIGIGDRCKIFNAIVDKNCRIGNDVVINGGIHLEDGDFECYAVKDGIVVVKKDAVITDGTVIG, from the coding sequence ATGACTGAAAAAGTACTAGGAGTTATCCTTGGCGGTGGCCAGGGCTCCAGATTATCACCGCTTACGCAGACCCGTTCCAAACCCGCAGTTCCGATTGCCGGGAAATATCGTTTGGTAGACATTCCTATTTCTAATTGTCTGAATTCTGGTATTCACCGCATGTTCGTACTTACGCAGTTTAATTCGGCATCGTTAAATAAGCACATTAAAAATACATACCATTTTAGTCACTTCAGTGATGCTTTTGTAGATATACTTGCAGCTGAGCAGACTCCTGATAATCCGACGTGGTTCCAGGGGACGGCTGATGCTGTGCGTCAGACGATGCATCACTTGTTACAGCATGATTTTGAGTATGTCCTGATCTTGTCGGGTGACCAGTTGTATCAGATGGATTTCAATGAGATGTTACTGGCGCATGAGGAAAGTGGCGCGGAGGTTACTTTAGCGACTATTCCAAGTACGGCTAAGGATGCAACGAGTTTTGGCATCTTAAAGGCGAATGAAGAAAATATAATTACTTCTTTCATTGAGAAGCCGAGTGCTGAATTATTGGTAGACTGGGCTTCTGATACGGGACCGGAGATGCAGGCTGAAGGGCGTAATTACTTGGCTTCAATGGGTATTTATATTTTTAACAGGGATTTATTAGTCAAAATATTTGCTGAGAATCCTGATGAGAAGGATTTTGGTAAGGAGATTATTCCGCGTGTATTACAGACGCAAAGGGTACTGAGTTATCAGTATGAGGGGTATTGGACGGATATTGGTAATATCTGCTCTTTCTTTGAGGCGAATCTGGGTTTAACGGATGATATTCCAAAGTTTAATTTATTTGATAGCAACCAGAGCATTTTCACAAGGCCGAGGATGTTGCCTCCGACCAAGATTTTAAGTACGTCTTTAGTGAAAGCGGTCATTGCAGAGGGGTGTATTTTGAATGCGGATCTGATTAAGCATTCTGTGATTGGTATCAGGTCAAGAATTGGAAATGGTACGTCTATTGAGAATACTTATATTATGGGAAGTGACAGGTATCAGACACTTTCGGAGATTGCAGAGGAAAATGCTGCGGGAAGACCGCTGATCGGGATTGGTGACAGGTGTAAGATTTTTAACGCGATCGTTGATAAGAATTGCAGGATTGGGAATGATGTAGTGATCAATGGGGGGATTCATTTAGAGGATGGCGATTTTGAGTGTTATGCGGTTAAGGATGGGATTGTGGTTGTGAAGAAGGATGCAGTAATTACTGATGGAACGGTGATCGGGTAA
- the ppk1 gene encoding polyphosphate kinase 1 codes for MTEYTFFNRDLSWLSFNERVLMEAENEQVPLLERIRFLSIYSSNLDEFYRVRMPVLMAIDNFDERTGLNNNYYKAQFLINQQQQKFGHLLANQLLPALKAKDIHWLYNEAIPELIIDELSRIFFTEVLAYIRLFSVAKDEDGFFAENNRLYQAVILSDAAGIERLEIITLPSDVLPRLYAVNKEDQKYVVFLDDIIRNNLNYLFPAEEIKGVFNIKITRNAEMNIKEEIEDLDEDITIALEKELKKRDLGTATRFLCQPGIPLRHLYKIIYALNLANSSVVEGGYYHNMKDLSNFPFQEVGLNYPKWPALPNLLLKKEETLFEQIFKKDLMVHVPYQNYDPILRFFNEAANDSFTEEIYVTLYRVADNSRIVNALMTAAKNGKKVTVMVELKARFDEANNIKWASRMKAAGVKIIYSNKELKVHAKVALVKRRVSNQSHYLGLLATGNLNESTARFYTDHILLTANQAMLGELKQLFGFLSKKKKKPLLEDAINFEHLLVAQFNLQQKFIALIDREIVNAKKGLQAGIIIKMNNLEERVLISKLYEASAAGIKIQLLIRSVCCLIPGIEGQSENITVTRIVDRYLEHGRIFLFHNNGEEDLFMGSADWMNRNIYGRIEVCFPIYNEELKIRLIEILNLQLRDTVQAVELNEEMQNNYCAGEVKVRSQQAIYDYLKETTLHTIENNVS; via the coding sequence ATGACAGAATATACCTTTTTTAACCGTGACCTGAGCTGGTTAAGCTTTAATGAGCGCGTATTGATGGAAGCTGAAAATGAGCAGGTTCCCTTATTGGAGCGTATCAGGTTTCTGTCTATTTATTCTTCCAATCTGGATGAATTTTACCGCGTCAGGATGCCGGTTTTGATGGCTATTGATAACTTTGATGAGCGTACCGGATTAAATAATAATTATTATAAAGCACAGTTTTTAATCAACCAGCAGCAGCAAAAGTTTGGGCATTTACTTGCTAACCAGCTTTTGCCAGCTTTAAAAGCAAAGGATATCCACTGGTTATATAATGAAGCTATTCCTGAATTGATCATAGATGAATTATCCCGGATCTTCTTTACTGAAGTACTGGCTTATATCAGGTTATTTTCTGTAGCGAAGGATGAAGATGGCTTCTTTGCTGAAAATAACAGATTGTACCAGGCAGTAATCCTGTCGGATGCGGCCGGTATAGAACGTCTGGAAATAATTACGCTTCCTTCTGATGTTTTGCCCAGGTTGTATGCGGTTAACAAAGAAGATCAGAAATATGTTGTGTTTCTTGATGATATTATCAGAAATAACCTGAATTATCTTTTTCCTGCTGAAGAAATTAAAGGCGTCTTTAATATCAAGATCACCAGGAATGCGGAGATGAATATTAAAGAGGAAATCGAAGATCTGGATGAAGATATTACGATTGCGCTGGAAAAGGAGCTAAAGAAAAGGGATCTGGGTACTGCTACCCGGTTTCTATGTCAGCCAGGGATACCACTCAGACATCTTTATAAAATCATTTATGCACTCAATCTGGCTAATTCTTCGGTTGTAGAAGGTGGATATTACCACAACATGAAGGACCTGAGTAACTTCCCCTTTCAGGAAGTTGGGCTAAACTATCCAAAGTGGCCGGCATTGCCGAACCTGCTTTTGAAAAAAGAAGAGACTCTTTTTGAACAAATATTTAAAAAGGATCTGATGGTTCATGTTCCTTATCAGAATTATGATCCGATATTAAGATTTTTCAATGAAGCGGCAAATGATAGTTTCACCGAAGAGATTTACGTGACGCTTTACCGGGTTGCAGATAATTCCAGAATTGTCAATGCTTTAATGACTGCGGCAAAAAATGGTAAAAAGGTAACTGTAATGGTAGAGCTGAAAGCTAGATTTGATGAAGCCAATAATATCAAGTGGGCTTCCCGGATGAAAGCTGCAGGCGTAAAAATCATTTATAGCAACAAAGAACTGAAAGTACATGCAAAGGTGGCACTGGTTAAAAGAAGAGTTAGCAATCAAAGTCATTATCTGGGACTGCTGGCTACAGGAAATCTGAATGAATCAACAGCACGCTTTTATACGGATCATATCTTATTGACAGCTAACCAGGCCATGCTGGGAGAGTTGAAACAGCTATTTGGTTTCCTGAGCAAGAAGAAGAAAAAACCATTGCTTGAAGATGCTATTAACTTTGAACATTTATTAGTTGCGCAATTCAATTTGCAGCAGAAATTTATTGCATTGATAGACCGTGAAATTGTCAATGCAAAAAAGGGACTGCAAGCTGGGATTATCATTAAGATGAACAATCTTGAAGAGCGGGTATTAATTTCCAAGCTTTATGAGGCTTCTGCTGCGGGTATAAAAATACAATTGCTTATACGGAGTGTTTGCTGTCTTATTCCCGGGATTGAAGGGCAAAGTGAAAATATCACGGTAACAAGAATTGTAGACAGATATCTGGAGCATGGGCGGATCTTTCTTTTCCACAACAATGGTGAGGAGGATCTTTTTATGGGATCGGCTGATTGGATGAACAGAAATATTTATGGCAGGATAGAGGTCTGTTTTCCAATCTATAACGAGGAATTAAAAATAAGACTGATAGAAATCTTAAATTTACAGTTAAGGGATACTGTTCAGGCAGTTGAACTCAACGAAGAAATGCAGAATAACTATTGTGCCGGTGAGGTTAAAGTCCGCTCTCAACAGGCTATTTATGATTATCTGAAAGAAACCACTTTACATACCATCGAAAATAACGTATCATGA
- a CDS encoding BamA/TamA family outer membrane protein, protein MIIISRKNKLNLTVSLTTLFFSFPLFTNAQVKSTKDSITIAIAPEYDAVSKTHRFFLGENYRKQWATPVKMRVIDLQKEQGGMKFLQMGGGMQTRSMRLEDASGREWVLRTVQKYSERGLPENLRATIAKDIVQDQISTSHPYSALIVPPLADALDLPHANPEIVYVGDDPALGQYRKDFANAVYLLEERMPTGYEKSDNTLKSQRKVEEDNDIHFNQKLVLRARLLDFIVGDWDRHEDNWRWLKLEDKKGDKEYVPVPRDRDKVFFKSSGIFPWILSHQWLNAKHQPYEPNIRAVDQWNFYQRYFDRYFLSGLSEKDWQEEIKYVQEKLTPALLRKSMLLMPANIFAQGGEQTLQIMIARKDNLEKSAMTYYRFLATTVEIPASDKKEYFEVKHQKNGHIELTVRNIKKSGETGRKLYQRTFDPKLTNEIRLYGMGGDDVFEVTGKTKSPIKVRMIGGDGHDKFEIDQALNHKSNTYIYDRSDEENDLPAASVAKLRLSTDTSVNQYNKRSFVFDQFGPLFHVNYNIDQGIQAGAGLILEKQGFRKAPYAAHQEFWVDYSTGRKSFILSYAGDFKKVIGNANFKVNANLLGPNNLSNFFGLGNETAFIKEEPKGMSYYRNRYDYLTADFQVYEKLDKWTVGGGLTTEYYTSSRKGNENRFLNDFNLSNPEESVFSDRVYAGLITEIKYDSRDNISIPKKGMYWNTRITANQQLNGDHERYGKIQSEFRYYLNPGHSGFVIANRLGGGTTVGDPEFFQQMQLGGVHNLRGFHTNRFTGKSMLYYNLDLRLKLFDFTSYIVPGSLGLLGFNDVGRVWMPGQTSNQWHHGYGGGIYIVPADLILIQAAVGFSKESTMPYISVGFNF, encoded by the coding sequence ATGATCATAATTTCCAGAAAGAATAAGCTAAACCTGACAGTATCATTAACTACTCTGTTTTTTAGTTTCCCGTTATTTACAAATGCGCAAGTAAAAAGCACAAAGGATTCTATTACTATAGCGATTGCTCCTGAATATGATGCCGTATCCAAAACACACCGGTTCTTCTTAGGAGAGAATTACCGTAAGCAATGGGCCACGCCTGTAAAGATGCGGGTTATTGACTTGCAGAAAGAACAAGGTGGAATGAAATTTCTGCAAATGGGCGGAGGGATGCAAACCCGGTCAATGCGTTTGGAAGATGCTTCGGGCAGGGAATGGGTATTAAGAACAGTACAAAAATATTCTGAAAGAGGTTTACCTGAAAATCTAAGGGCAACGATTGCAAAAGACATTGTGCAGGATCAGATCTCTACGAGTCATCCTTATTCTGCATTAATAGTTCCTCCATTAGCTGATGCGCTTGACCTTCCGCATGCCAATCCCGAAATTGTATATGTTGGTGATGATCCTGCATTGGGACAATATAGAAAGGATTTTGCCAATGCGGTTTATTTGTTGGAAGAACGCATGCCGACTGGCTACGAAAAAAGCGATAATACCCTTAAATCACAGCGGAAAGTAGAAGAAGATAATGATATTCATTTCAATCAAAAACTGGTATTAAGAGCTAGGTTGCTTGATTTTATTGTAGGAGATTGGGATAGACATGAGGATAATTGGAGGTGGCTGAAGCTGGAAGATAAGAAAGGCGATAAGGAATATGTTCCTGTCCCGCGTGACCGGGATAAAGTGTTCTTTAAGTCTTCTGGTATATTTCCATGGATTCTTTCTCATCAATGGCTGAACGCTAAACATCAGCCTTATGAACCAAATATCAGGGCAGTTGACCAATGGAATTTTTATCAGCGTTACTTTGACAGATATTTCCTGAGCGGACTGAGTGAAAAAGACTGGCAGGAAGAAATCAAATATGTACAAGAGAAATTGACGCCTGCACTTTTAAGGAAGTCAATGCTGCTGATGCCGGCAAATATCTTTGCACAAGGTGGAGAACAGACTTTGCAAATTATGATAGCAAGGAAAGATAACCTGGAGAAAAGTGCAATGACTTATTATCGTTTTCTGGCCACTACTGTCGAAATTCCTGCTTCTGATAAAAAAGAGTATTTTGAAGTGAAACATCAAAAAAATGGTCACATCGAACTGACGGTTAGAAATATTAAAAAGAGCGGTGAAACAGGCAGAAAGCTTTATCAACGTACCTTTGATCCGAAGCTAACCAACGAAATCAGGTTATATGGAATGGGAGGGGATGATGTTTTTGAAGTGACCGGAAAAACGAAATCTCCTATTAAAGTTCGTATGATCGGTGGAGATGGGCATGACAAGTTTGAAATTGACCAGGCGCTGAACCATAAATCCAATACTTATATCTATGACCGTTCGGATGAAGAAAACGATCTTCCGGCCGCGAGTGTTGCCAAACTTCGTTTATCAACAGATACAAGCGTCAATCAATACAATAAAAGAAGCTTTGTATTCGATCAGTTTGGGCCATTGTTTCATGTAAACTATAATATTGATCAGGGGATACAAGCAGGTGCAGGTTTAATCCTGGAAAAACAGGGTTTTAGAAAAGCTCCTTATGCTGCTCACCAGGAATTTTGGGTAGATTATTCAACGGGTCGGAAATCCTTTATCTTAAGCTATGCCGGAGACTTTAAAAAAGTAATCGGTAATGCTAATTTCAAAGTGAATGCAAACCTGCTGGGCCCGAATAACCTGAGTAACTTTTTTGGCTTGGGGAATGAGACTGCTTTTATTAAAGAGGAGCCTAAAGGGATGTCTTATTACAGAAACCGCTACGATTACCTGACGGCAGATTTTCAGGTCTATGAAAAACTTGACAAATGGACCGTAGGTGGAGGGCTAACTACAGAATATTATACCAGCAGCCGTAAAGGAAATGAAAACCGGTTCCTGAATGACTTTAACCTGAGTAACCCGGAAGAATCTGTTTTCTCAGACCGTGTTTATGCAGGGCTTATTACTGAAATAAAATATGATTCCAGAGATAATATCTCTATACCTAAAAAAGGAATGTACTGGAATACCAGGATTACTGCTAACCAGCAACTCAACGGAGATCATGAGCGTTACGGAAAAATACAATCAGAATTCCGTTATTATCTGAATCCGGGACATTCCGGTTTTGTAATTGCGAACCGTTTGGGTGGAGGTACCACCGTTGGTGATCCTGAATTTTTCCAGCAAATGCAGTTAGGCGGTGTACATAACCTGCGTGGTTTTCATACCAACCGTTTTACAGGGAAATCCATGCTGTATTATAACCTTGACCTGCGTCTGAAGCTATTTGACTTTACATCTTATATTGTACCCGGTTCCTTAGGCCTTTTAGGTTTTAACGATGTAGGCCGTGTATGGATGCCCGGACAAACCTCTAATCAGTGGCATCACGGTTATGGTGGTGGAATTTACATTGTTCCAGCAGATTTAATCCTGATCCAGGCAGCAGTAGGTTTTTCAAAAGAAAGTACTATGCCTTACATCTCGGTAGGGTTTAATTTCTAA